A genomic stretch from Gopherus flavomarginatus isolate rGopFla2 chromosome 3, rGopFla2.mat.asm, whole genome shotgun sequence includes:
- the PSAT1 gene encoding phosphoserine aminotransferase isoform X1: MDAKRQVVNFGAGPAKLPRSVLLEAQKELVDYKGLGISVLEMSHRTSDFSKIINTAENLLRELLNIPENYKVIFLQGGGSGQFSAVPLNLIGLKEGRCADYVVTGAWSAKAAKEAEKYAKVNIVHPKLGSYTKIPDTSSWNLRSDASYVYYCANETVHGVEFDFVPDVKGTALVCDMSSNFLSRPVDVSKFGVIFAGAQKNVGCAGVTVVIVREDLLGFALKECPIVLDYKVQAGNGSLYNTPPCYSIYIMSLVLEWIKNNGGAPAMDKQSSIKSQMIYDIIDKSNGFYVCPVEKKSRSRMNVPFRIGNIKGDEVLEKKFLDKAVELNMISLKGHRSVGGIRASLYNAVTIEDVQKLATFMRSFMQMHQHECA; this comes from the exons ATGGACGCGAAGAGGCAGGTGGTTAACTTCGGCGCGGGGCCCGCTAAGCTGCCGCGCTCG GTATTGCTAGAAGCACAAAAAGAATTGGTGGACTACAAAGGACTTGGTATAAGTGTACTTG AAATGAGCCATAGGACATCTGATTTCTCAAAAATTATAAACACAGCTGAAAATCTCTTACGTGAATTGCT AAATATTCCAGAAAACTACAAAGTCATCTTCCTTCAAGGGGGTGGGTCTGGTCAGTTCAGTGCTGTTCCACTTAACCTTATTGGACTGAAAGAAGGAAGATGTGCAGATTATGTGGTTACTGGAGCTTGGTCAGCAAAGGCAGCTAAGGAGGCAGAGAAATATGCCAAAGTGAACATTGTTCATCCTAAACTTGGAAGTTACACAA AAATTCCTGACACAAGCAGCTGGAATCTCAGATCGGATGCCTCTTATGTCTACTACTGTGCTAATGAGACTGTTCATGGTGTGGAGTTTGACTTTGTACCTGATGTCAAAGGAACAGCCTTGGTGTGTGATATGTCCTCAAATTTCTTGTCCAGACCAGTAGATGTTTCCAAG TTTGGTGTCATTTTTGCTGGTGCCCAGAAGAATGTTGGCTGTGCTGGAGTAACTGTGGTAATAGTGCGCGAGGATTTGCTGGGGTTTGCACTCAAAGAATGCCCTATAGTATTGGACTATAAAGTACAAGCAGGAAATGGCTCATTATATAACACTCCTCCATGCTACAG TATCTATATCATGAGTTTGGTCCTGGAATGGATAAAGAACAATGGTGGGGCTCCAGCTATGGATAAACAGAGTTCAATCAAATCACAAATGATTTATGACATTATTGACAAATCTAATGGATTCTATGT ATGCCCTGTGGAGAAAAAGAGCCGAAGCAGAATGAATGTTCCGTTCCGCATTGGCAATATTAAGGGTGATGAAGTGTTGGAAAAGAAATTCCTTGATAAAGCTGTGGAATTGAATATGATCTCTCTGAAAGGACATCG ATCTGTGGGAGGAATACGTGCCTCTTTATATAATGCTGTGACAATAGAAGATGTTCAGAAGCTTGCAACGTTCATGAGAAGCTTCATGCAGATGCATCAGCATGAGTGTGCATGA
- the PSAT1 gene encoding phosphoserine aminotransferase isoform X2, translating to MSHRTSDFSKIINTAENLLRELLNIPENYKVIFLQGGGSGQFSAVPLNLIGLKEGRCADYVVTGAWSAKAAKEAEKYAKVNIVHPKLGSYTKIPDTSSWNLRSDASYVYYCANETVHGVEFDFVPDVKGTALVCDMSSNFLSRPVDVSKFGVIFAGAQKNVGCAGVTVVIVREDLLGFALKECPIVLDYKVQAGNGSLYNTPPCYSIYIMSLVLEWIKNNGGAPAMDKQSSIKSQMIYDIIDKSNGFYVCPVEKKSRSRMNVPFRIGNIKGDEVLEKKFLDKAVELNMISLKGHRSVGGIRASLYNAVTIEDVQKLATFMRSFMQMHQHECA from the exons ATGAGCCATAGGACATCTGATTTCTCAAAAATTATAAACACAGCTGAAAATCTCTTACGTGAATTGCT AAATATTCCAGAAAACTACAAAGTCATCTTCCTTCAAGGGGGTGGGTCTGGTCAGTTCAGTGCTGTTCCACTTAACCTTATTGGACTGAAAGAAGGAAGATGTGCAGATTATGTGGTTACTGGAGCTTGGTCAGCAAAGGCAGCTAAGGAGGCAGAGAAATATGCCAAAGTGAACATTGTTCATCCTAAACTTGGAAGTTACACAA AAATTCCTGACACAAGCAGCTGGAATCTCAGATCGGATGCCTCTTATGTCTACTACTGTGCTAATGAGACTGTTCATGGTGTGGAGTTTGACTTTGTACCTGATGTCAAAGGAACAGCCTTGGTGTGTGATATGTCCTCAAATTTCTTGTCCAGACCAGTAGATGTTTCCAAG TTTGGTGTCATTTTTGCTGGTGCCCAGAAGAATGTTGGCTGTGCTGGAGTAACTGTGGTAATAGTGCGCGAGGATTTGCTGGGGTTTGCACTCAAAGAATGCCCTATAGTATTGGACTATAAAGTACAAGCAGGAAATGGCTCATTATATAACACTCCTCCATGCTACAG TATCTATATCATGAGTTTGGTCCTGGAATGGATAAAGAACAATGGTGGGGCTCCAGCTATGGATAAACAGAGTTCAATCAAATCACAAATGATTTATGACATTATTGACAAATCTAATGGATTCTATGT ATGCCCTGTGGAGAAAAAGAGCCGAAGCAGAATGAATGTTCCGTTCCGCATTGGCAATATTAAGGGTGATGAAGTGTTGGAAAAGAAATTCCTTGATAAAGCTGTGGAATTGAATATGATCTCTCTGAAAGGACATCG ATCTGTGGGAGGAATACGTGCCTCTTTATATAATGCTGTGACAATAGAAGATGTTCAGAAGCTTGCAACGTTCATGAGAAGCTTCATGCAGATGCATCAGCATGAGTGTGCATGA